The Tripterygium wilfordii isolate XIE 37 chromosome 1, ASM1340144v1, whole genome shotgun sequence sequence TCTATATGAATGAAAAGTTAAAATTTGATGTGATTGATCTTCGTTAAGGTGCGATTCCTTTAACATCATGATTTGACTTCAAGAAACCAGCTTTCTCATAAGTAATGCATTATCAACATGTTAATTCAAACAATTTTCTGAACCAGAAGTATGATGGAACTAGAGCTCAGTCATCTTGATGTTCTttcgtttttttatttttgtttctttctgaaCTGTTGTATGTTGTTAGTCTGCTCAGGATATATGATTACCCAAGGCGTCACTGTAAATGATTGTGTAATTACGGACGCCATTTGAAGCTTTCAGTAGCTGCGATTATCAGAACCCTAAGATGTAATTTGAAGGATACTCAATATAGTTGGATCATGAGAACATGCTGTTGGTGCCTTTCAACTTGTAGGTACGCTTCACCTATATTTTTTCTGCATACCCTGTGATTGTCATTTCTTTTCAGAAACATCTAATTGTAATAGCTTACTGGTTTTTGTTTCGGATGTTAGTATCTCTATATTTATTTCATCTCAAATGAATaaatgatatatacatatatcaaaATTATGGTGAAAACATGTGCTTActttagacccttatgtgaaaATTcctgtgtgtacatatatataaaaggcTTTCCGGTTTCCACGATTGCCAATACAGGCCATAAGTTCCTTCTATATATTTGCCTATTTGGACCACACCCAGTGTGATGAAGATCGCCCAGAGAAGAATGTTTTAATGATAATTTATGATCTGCGTGCAAGTTGGCAAATGAGCCTGGTGCCTTGATTGATAGCTTGTGAATCTTTAATGGTCCATGAATCCTCCTACCAAAAACCATATTTCCATTCCTCTATTTATTCCTATTGCATTGAACCTTGAAAGCTACAATACAAGCTAATGATGTAATATCATTCTTTTTAACAGAATTTTATTGAATATCTGTCATGGCGGATAGGCAGATCCCAAAAGATTTGGGAGAACTACAACTGAAAGCTCCAAGATTGAGATCCagcttggattgaaaaatgaagaatgaaGAGTTAAGTAGGGTTAAGGGAGACTCTCATTATTTTTTCTCTTCAAATCATTCCCCTTagttttttctaaactatccaaaggtgagaattgaaaattgaaaggaaactctcatttccttatctttctttccctccaaatccctcaatccgaACACACTCTGCTCTCCCCTCTTTGactctctaaaatatcaatccaagcaTGCTCTCAGTGATTGACCTTTGAAGCTGGTATGTGCCAACCTCCATTTGAAGCTGGTAGGTGCTAACCTCGTTTCTCTGTCAAAATTCCTGGACTTGCAAGTAGTCTTTGTGGGCACCTTCATGGGTACCCCATCTCCAACTGTGCATGTGATTCTCTTCAATGTCTGTCAATAATGCTATTGACATTTTCAGTAAACTTACGGTCCCGAACTGCCATTTTCTCATCGAATTCTAACGCCCATTCGAGAGGTTCTCAACTTCTCATACTCCTACATTATTGATTTAACCTTTTCATCCGGTGACGGAGAGACCCAGCATACAGCCTACCCCACATGATAATACGTCTCAGTCCAGTTATGAATATAATAAACATGGAATTGAATCTGGGGACGTGCACCTAACCTACACATACATATTAAGATCTGTCCTTCCACTCAGGCTACGCCATGGGGATTTATTTAACATCTCACTAATGTATGTGGTACTATAGTTTTCTCAAAATAGACCAGGAAAAATAAAACTGATCAATGAATTATATCGTGGACTGGCAAAATAATCTCTTAAGGAAATAAATTAATTCAGAAGGCCACTACTAGCCGGCAATGGCAGCTTTGTTCGAGAGTCCTCTCCTTATATTCAAAGAGgccataaataaattaaattcgtTTGTTATGGTCGTACCATCTTTGTGATAGAGAATTCATTGCTGAGAAATGCAATAAATTTTAGCATGTAAAAAGATCAACACAGAGACTTTGGGCTCGGTAATTGCTAGGAGCAGTAACGGAGACAAGTTTTACGAACTCATCTCATAAATCTGTGACCCAACTCAAAACCCTAGATTTTTAATTGAACTAAGCCTTAAATATTAATATTGTAACTCAAGTCTTTGCAGCATTGTTGATTGTCGATCTGAGCCTTCGCTCGTACATCCTGAACCCTAAAATCGTCGTCCTAGTTCTTTCGCTCGTCATTCCACATCTCAATCCGCCATCTCCCATCTGGTACGAACACACTTTACATGGATGTTTTGAAAAATTTGTCGTGAACTATTGTAATTTGTAACTATTTTTATAAGTAATATCattataataatttatgtttGATACCATTATAGTCTTGCAAAATTAGTTTTCTGACAGTAACAGTAATTGGCAGCAATAGCATTGCTGTTGGGGTGCGTTCCTCATGTTGGACCAGGTAGCCTAGCAAGCATGTCATGTGACCATCAAATTGTGAAATTAATGCGCCAACTAATAAAATATTGATTCTCTCtcatttatgtttttctttttttcatttagatgcaagaaaacaaaaatatctcGGTAGTTGTCCTcatgatttttgttatttttgatcTGATTCTAACTCTAACCATCTTTTTGTACAAATATGAGCCCAACTATTATTATGTCTTTTCTGTGATTATCTAAAGACCGCACGGATTTATTCTAATGTGCATTCTCTTCCATCTCTCTTATGATATTGATCTCAACACCGTAACTTTTTGAATATTACAAtttataacatggtatcggaataTAGACTCGATCTTATGACTTTCCCAATTTCACTCGGATCACTTGAAGGGCTTTGCCAATTCACATGTGGGGTACCTCAATCATGTATTGGAGAGGATTCTATCCCATTTGAGCCACTTGATGAGTTTAGTAGAACCGAACCCACAAGTGTGAGGAAGTATTAAGATTTATAAATTACACATCGATTTGGTGTAAGTCAACGATATAGTTTATACATAAATATCTAATCACTCTCAATTGTAGAGAGCATCTTAAAGACAAAATCGTGAGGGTCTAAGTTGCTAAGGTAAGTAACATTCAACACACTTCTTGGAAATTTAGTTTACTATTAGAGTAATGTGGGACCCGAGCAAAATTACAAACCGACGCTTGgttgtatataattatatatagagATCTTCAAACATTTCCttccacctctctctctctctctctctctctgagatGGGGAGAGCACCATGTTGTGAGAAAGTTGGGTTGAAGAGAGGGAGATGGACAGCTGAAGAAGACGAAATATTGACCAATTACATTCAAGCCAATGGAGAAGGTTCATGGAGGTCATTGCCAAAAAATGCAGGTAAAAACATATTCAATACATATGTTAATTAACCTATACATACACAATTAgttgaactatatatatatatatacattcttTAACAAACAGAAGGAGTGATAAGAAGTAGTACAAGGTAAACAAGGAGATGGAAAGGACCATCTCATGATGTCTTGTACTAATGAATGTGCTAGTAGctagtatatatataacagtagtattaattaatagttcatttttttttaatcaaaaaacttgagaaagaaaaagaaattattaaagtAAAGTGTAATTGATTATTGGATGTTATGAAGGTTTGTTAAGGTGTGGAAAGAGTTGCAGACTTAGATGGATAAACTACTTGAGAGCTGATTTGAAGAGAGGGAACATCACTCCTCAGGAGGAAGAAACCGTTGTTAAGCTGCATGCTGCTTTCGGTAACAGgtatttttcacatttcttctttcttcttccacgaaatacacataattaacaAGGAGCAACTGTGGTCACGCGTTGAGTTTTGATAAAATTTACCTGTCGTGTCTGGTAGTAAATTTCTGTGCGAATGGACCTGACTGCCTGAGAATATGCGTCCACGAAAGCCCAATAAGGACCTTGTGTTCTTACTTCGGCCCATTTGGCATGCTGGCCAGGCGCCCAGGCCTATTAAAGGCCCATTTTCAGATGTTTTTCCAGGCTCATGTTGGGTTTTGTGAATTTGGATTGTTTTGTAATTGTAGGTGGTCTTTGATAGCCGGACATTTACCAGGAAGAACAGATAACGAAATAAAAAACTACTGGAACTCTCACTTGAGAAGGAAAATCTACAGCTTCGCTTCTACCCTAAAAAATGTCAGCCTTGTCACCCTACCAGCGAGTCCCCGCGAACCACGTCGACGTGGCCAAACTAGACGATCAACCACGAAGAAGCCCAAAGGGAGTAGATCTGCAAGTGAGGCCCATGGTAACCAAATAATGGGCCCAGAATCCAGGAAACCTGCTATTGCTAATGAGAGTTTGGGACCATATGAGTGGCTTGATAGTGAAATTGAGAGACTGACTAATTCCTTGAACAAGCACATAGCAGCTAGTGATCGGGAGAGAGAATGCAGTAGCAATTGGAGCACAAATGATGCAGAGAATACTGCAGAAATATGGTATAATCCAGGCTTTGAAGAGGATTTTGGCTACTGGGATTGGACTGACAACAATGATGATCAATGGGACGAAGGGAACAAGATGTTGTCTTGGTCATGCAGTGTAGATTCTAATGGTATGGAAGGCGACCGAGGTCATTAGCCTCGCGCAAATTTGACTCTCAGGTTCAAATTACGGTAGCAGTCTGCTAGGTTGATTGGCAGCAATGAACGCCCTGTGTACTCAATTTTGTTTAGCGCAAGTGATAGTGACTCTTGTTGTTTGTTTAAAAATATGTTTCTTTTAACTTAGGAATgataccatacaagtttgtcattttgaATGTACGGTATTTGATCAGGCCGTCAGGCCCGCACGTACAAAAGTTACTGCAAAAGAACATTCTTTTAAAGAGGTAATGATAGTATTGAATTACAATGACAAGATCAACAACAGAAAACATAGGTGGAGACTTACAGTCAAGCTGAGCAATTATAATCCTTTTGAGGCATTAATAAAACTGCAAGACATCAATAACCATTTCATCAACCAAAGAATCAAGAATTAGGCTCTCAACCTCCACTCCAAGTACAAATTCATCAACTTCAAAGTCCAACCATCTTCCATTTTGACTACTCATGTCTCTGTCTACAAGCTCATCCACCATGCAATCCCCCATTCCTTTCCAACCAGAAATCTCCTTCAGTACTTCTTCAGCCAACTGATCCTTTCTTCTCACCATTGTTGTCCCTTTCAACCATGACTTGCATCCCCCGCCTACGTAACGCCTGCATCTTAGGTCCAAGCATTCACTCACACAAGCAAATAATAACTTCCGCTGCAGCTTAGACTCGGACTCGCCATGAACATTTTCTGATCCACCTCTTCTGCGGTCCAACTGCTCAAACAGATGAGGGTTGACAATCTCACAAGACCGGCCTAATGCAAAGTCCTTAAACATCAATTCTACATTACAAAGTATCTCCCTCACATATTCTAGTTCCTTCTCAGTCGATCCTGTGGAATGTGTTACAGTTATTGTATTCAAATGCTTTCCAGCTACACTTTCGGTTGAAATGGAGGAAGCAGAATCTGATAATTCTATATCAGCATCTATGCAGTTTAACTTATTTGAAGAGCTCGAGCCAAGAACTTCCATGGCTTGAACTGAACACTGTTTGCTCCCTGTAAAAAAGTTGGTAGTATATATTATAGCATTCTTGACTCAAGAAGTAACCAAGTTTAAGCAAGCATCAACTGATGTGGTTCACGTATTACTCTTACCTTCTGTGCTGCTACTATCTGTGCAATCTGATGAGATGCAACTTTCATTTGAAAAAGAAGGTTCAAGAGTAGAGCTTGGACTGGGGAGTCGACAATCGAGCAAATTCCTAAAATCATTATGCTTGCTAGTAACCTCATCCACATAATCAGCTCCCTGACAGTGGCATGCTTTGCATTAGTTACTCTCTAACAGTGATTGTGTCAAAGTATGTGGAAAATAATTTTGGATACTTCACTTATTAAGGAGATGATGACAAAGTGAAACATGGACTAGAGAACCGGTTTTCCATGTGGCAAACAGTACGCACATCATTGAATTAAACTAAACAGATTTATAATCGGTGAAAAGATTTTGTATTCCCAGAGATTTCCTTAATGTGTGAAAAGTCAGAATTATGTACCTGAAACTTTTTTTCAGACCTATACACTGGATGATTGCTGGAGAAAAAGTCTGAATCATGAGAGCTACTTGGTGTATCTCCATGAAGTGCATGTTGATTTTTGCTGTGCTGCAAATTAGGCACAATGCTTCCTGTGTTTGCAGTTGATATTGCATCTTGTAAACTTGACATGGAGCTAGATGTTGACCCCACTTTCATGGAACCATTGCTGGAAGACTCAATTCCATAAGATAACTCCCTTAACTTTTGTTCCAAAAGTGTACTCAAAGCATTTCCCCCTATAACATTATACCCCACCGAAGAGTATTTCATTCCATCTGCATCAAGGAACAATCTCTTCCCTCGATTATCGATGTCAACATCATTAGTTTTCTGCCCCAACTGGCCAGACATTTCAGACGCAGACGATGATCGTGTCAGGGGAGCTGTGAATGTAAATGAAACAACATCCATGCCTTTCCTTTTGCTTTCTTCAGCCCAACtaaaattcttttcaaaaattggACTAGATTTGACTGGCTTCTCATCATTGTCAATCAACACACTTTCAGCAACTCGATTTTCCTCAAATCGTAAGCCTCGGTCGAGTGACCGTTTCTTCCTAGGAATGTTTTTCATATTAGGTTGAGTGGTTCGCTTTTCACTATCAGTTTCCTCCAAGCCCAACTTCCTCAATCCAGTTTTGGAGCCAACCATAGGATTTAAAGTTCTCTGCTGCCCAAAAGTAGGATCCCCAGA is a genomic window containing:
- the LOC120003980 gene encoding transcription factor MYB111, with amino-acid sequence MGRAPCCEKVGLKRGRWTAEEDEILTNYIQANGEGSWRSLPKNAGLLRCGKSCRLRWINYLRADLKRGNITPQEEETVVKLHAAFGNRWSLIAGHLPGRTDNEIKNYWNSHLRRKIYSFASTLKNVSLVTLPASPREPRRRGQTRRSTTKKPKGSRSASEAHGNQIMGPESRKPAIANESLGPYEWLDSEIERLTNSLNKHIAASDRERECSSNWSTNDAENTAEIWYNPGFEEDFGYWDWTDNNDDQWDEGNKMLSWSCSVDSNGMEGDRGH
- the LOC120003949 gene encoding uncharacterized protein LOC120003949 isoform X1; the encoded protein is MGFEKEGSKTGGGYVGGFFQLFDWTAKSRKKLFSSKSELPERSKRGKKSDGNFPTTRFHFMDEDETGAGSSVKGSDYSCASSVTDDDGFGARAPGVVARLMGLDSIPTSNFSESYSTPFSDTQSLREVRHHRKNYYSQDHQVMYSGNLHSKVEGSSRHFVESKPPKINKPIEKFQTEVLPPKSAKSIPITHHKLLSPIKNPGFIPTRNAAHIMEAAAKMIESSQQANNTKAKMLLVGSSSVPLRVRDLKEKVQAAQQMPLADSSSASLKARDLKERAEGARKTSRPAEAFRRPFESNAVKYLEGQPLNKSWNGSVDSSFRDSPDKEQSSSGSKNKGKSISLAIQAKVNVQRREGLNPSSNRGFVGLKEQSDGKSSIHSRSQPPIQKNLHKKSSSHNASGVLRQNNQKQNCRLDKERLASNPSTSNLSAKKPLSGDPTFGQQRTLNPMVGSKTGLRKLGLEETDSEKRTTQPNMKNIPRKKRSLDRGLRFEENRVAESVLIDNDEKPVKSSPIFEKNFSWAEESKRKGMDVVSFTFTAPLTRSSSASEMSGQLGQKTNDVDIDNRGKRLFLDADGMKYSSVGYNVIGGNALSTLLEQKLRELSYGIESSSNGSMKVGSTSSSMSSLQDAISTANTGSIVPNLQHSKNQHALHGDTPSSSHDSDFFSSNHPVYRSEKKFQGADYVDEVTSKHNDFRNLLDCRLPSPSSTLEPSFSNESCISSDCTDSSSTEGSKQCSVQAMEVLGSSSSNKLNCIDADIELSDSASSISTESVAGKHLNTITVTHSTGSTEKELEYVREILCNVELMFKDFALGRSCEIVNPHLFEQLDRRRGGSENVHGESESKLQRKLLFACVSECLDLRCRRYVGGGCKSWLKGTTMVRRKDQLAEEVLKEISGWKGMGDCMVDELVDRDMSSQNGRWLDFEVDEFVLGVEVESLILDSLVDEMVIDVLQFY
- the LOC120003949 gene encoding uncharacterized protein LOC120003949 isoform X2, translating into MAMMDEDETGAGSSVKGSDYSCASSVTDDDGFGARAPGVVARLMGLDSIPTSNFSESYSTPFSDTQSLREVRHHRKNYYSQDHQVMYSGNLHSKVEGSSRHFVESKPPKINKPIEKFQTEVLPPKSAKSIPITHHKLLSPIKNPGFIPTRNAAHIMEAAAKMIESSQQANNTKAKMLLVGSSSVPLRVRDLKEKVQAAQQMPLADSSSASLKARDLKERAEGARKTSRPAEAFRRPFESNAVKYLEGQPLNKSWNGSVDSSFRDSPDKEQSSSGSKNKGKSISLAIQAKVNVQRREGLNPSSNRGFVGLKEQSDGKSSIHSRSQPPIQKNLHKKSSSHNASGVLRQNNQKQNCRLDKERLASNPSTSNLSAKKPLSGDPTFGQQRTLNPMVGSKTGLRKLGLEETDSEKRTTQPNMKNIPRKKRSLDRGLRFEENRVAESVLIDNDEKPVKSSPIFEKNFSWAEESKRKGMDVVSFTFTAPLTRSSSASEMSGQLGQKTNDVDIDNRGKRLFLDADGMKYSSVGYNVIGGNALSTLLEQKLRELSYGIESSSNGSMKVGSTSSSMSSLQDAISTANTGSIVPNLQHSKNQHALHGDTPSSSHDSDFFSSNHPVYRSEKKFQGADYVDEVTSKHNDFRNLLDCRLPSPSSTLEPSFSNESCISSDCTDSSSTEGSKQCSVQAMEVLGSSSSNKLNCIDADIELSDSASSISTESVAGKHLNTITVTHSTGSTEKELEYVREILCNVELMFKDFALGRSCEIVNPHLFEQLDRRRGGSENVHGESESKLQRKLLFACVSECLDLRCRRYVGGGCKSWLKGTTMVRRKDQLAEEVLKEISGWKGMGDCMVDELVDRDMSSQNGRWLDFEVDEFVLGVEVESLILDSLVDEMVIDVLQFY